A genomic window from Chlorobium phaeobacteroides DSM 266 includes:
- a CDS encoding serine O-acetyltransferase, with the protein MNLFGNIRADLATYEGRWSSQGFWVMIVYRFGRWRYTIRSGMIRKPFSLLYKFFEKIVEVLTGIELPCEVPVGANFRIDHFGDIIISGYARFGDNCIVRNGVTVGLKNIEEKAAPSIGSNVSIGAGAKILGNITIGNNVDIGANAVVLVSVPDNSLAVGIPARIIPKKNHGS; encoded by the coding sequence ATGAATCTGTTCGGCAATATAAGAGCTGATCTTGCAACCTATGAAGGCAGATGGAGCAGTCAGGGGTTCTGGGTTATGATTGTCTATCGTTTTGGACGATGGCGCTATACCATCAGGAGCGGAATGATCCGAAAGCCGTTTTCGCTGCTCTATAAATTCTTTGAAAAAATTGTCGAGGTGCTTACCGGTATCGAACTGCCTTGCGAGGTTCCTGTCGGGGCAAATTTCAGGATTGATCATTTTGGCGACATCATTATCAGCGGTTACGCGCGGTTTGGAGATAACTGCATTGTTCGTAACGGGGTAACCGTAGGGCTGAAAAATATTGAAGAAAAAGCGGCTCCATCCATAGGCAGCAATGTCAGTATCGGAGCAGGGGCGAAAATTCTGGGAAATATCACTATCGGCAATAATGTTGATATCGGAGCAAATGCGGTGGTTCTTGTATCGGTGCCCGACAACTCTCTTGCGGTGGGTATTCCTGCCAGAATCATTCCGAAAAAAAATCATGGCTCATGA
- a CDS encoding STAS domain-containing protein yields MIIIEKICHNITVVALQGTLDSSSSVQLHNYTSPSVTEDPLVIDLTNLNFLDSSGLGALVEIARKKREKGSDVKLACMNEKVRKVFEITQAYRLFDIYDDVEAASVNAGKKKNSL; encoded by the coding sequence ATGATTATTATTGAGAAAATTTGTCACAATATTACCGTCGTCGCTTTGCAGGGCACTCTGGATTCATCTTCATCTGTGCAGTTGCATAATTATACATCTCCATCCGTGACGGAGGATCCGCTTGTTATCGATCTTACGAATCTTAATTTTCTCGACAGCAGTGGTCTTGGCGCACTGGTGGAGATTGCCCGGAAAAAAAGGGAAAAAGGCAGCGATGTCAAGCTGGCCTGTATGAATGAGAAAGTCAGAAAGGTGTTTGAAATAACGCAGGCATACCGGTTATTTGATATTTATGATGATGTCGAAGCCGCATCTGTGAATGCCGGAAAAAAAAAGAATAGCTTATGA
- a CDS encoding ATP-binding protein, which produces MTTMITMTLPAEIRYVRLASHTAAKVAEIFSASFTAADNADGFCHAFELSVSEAFTNAVRYAGASDQENMVTINFYGDRNRLTVSVSDSNPPFDPEFPSPDISSYPERGFGLLLIRRLMDTVTYTREEGRNLISMTKQPDNQRYGNP; this is translated from the coding sequence ATGACCACCATGATTACCATGACTCTGCCGGCGGAAATCCGATACGTTCGGCTTGCCTCACATACTGCCGCAAAGGTTGCGGAAATATTTTCGGCATCTTTTACCGCAGCAGATAATGCCGATGGATTCTGTCATGCTTTTGAGCTTTCTGTCAGTGAGGCGTTTACCAATGCGGTCCGTTATGCGGGCGCTTCCGATCAGGAGAACATGGTTACCATAAATTTTTATGGTGACCGCAACAGACTTACTGTAAGTGTCAGCGATTCCAATCCTCCTTTTGATCCTGAATTCCCGTCTCCGGACATCAGCAGCTATCCCGAAAGAGGATTTGGTCTGTTACTGATACGCAGGCTTATGGATACGGTTACCTATACCAGAGAAGAGGGAAGAAATCTGATTTCAATGACAAAACAACCGGATAATCAGCGGTATGGAAATCCATAA
- a CDS encoding glycosyltransferase has protein sequence MKTLVVIREKDYEWLYPVFPGVHPLLVPVCNKPYAEFLIDFAILAGSKAIRFVSDGQLGSLEEYCENGSRWGVEISYASMLGDEDLDTVIDKNRRYCSTDRILCISGFVFVRYNKQYDYKTFIASRSPGEFLRCSHGSLTLLGNKENVDYLAEQPVLSLVGLDTTGVYYRLSEEILKCGSSPYVLPGYSGESDCHIGRNVVISKSTEITKPVIIGNNVQLLAGSVIGPGSVIGSNVIIDRQSTVIGSIVLDNTYIGEHLDLENRIAAGNILIEPESGVSLAMEDPHLLTGIKKRKSGGAVFQALVHRIVAAILITFMLVPFVLLSPILRLQGKWHESSNTYYTSSSGKTLTLTTVAIERSGPLGTIALALSLDRFPLLFRVLGGQLAVIGSQPMAATPGSRMVLDRMTGYRAGVFSYAEAEEWPVNGGDTAIVELFYAAHGAPLHDIVMTFKALFNRIHE, from the coding sequence GGCGTTCATCCACTGCTCGTTCCGGTATGCAACAAGCCTTATGCAGAATTTCTTATAGATTTTGCGATTCTTGCAGGGAGCAAGGCTATCCGTTTTGTATCGGACGGCCAGCTTGGCAGTCTGGAAGAGTATTGCGAAAACGGGAGTCGATGGGGCGTTGAGATCAGTTATGCGAGTATGCTTGGCGACGAGGATCTTGATACGGTTATTGATAAAAACCGTCGATACTGTTCAACGGATCGGATTCTTTGCATAAGCGGTTTTGTTTTTGTCCGTTATAACAAGCAGTATGATTATAAAACATTTATTGCTTCACGTTCCCCTGGTGAGTTTTTGCGTTGCAGTCATGGATCTCTTACGCTTCTGGGCAATAAAGAAAATGTCGATTACCTTGCCGAACAGCCAGTCCTCTCTCTTGTCGGACTTGATACGACAGGAGTCTATTATCGATTATCTGAAGAAATTCTGAAATGCGGTTCATCGCCCTATGTGCTGCCAGGATACAGCGGTGAATCGGACTGCCATATCGGCAGAAATGTCGTTATCAGCAAGAGCACTGAAATAACGAAACCGGTTATTATCGGCAATAATGTTCAGTTACTTGCAGGATCGGTTATTGGCCCGGGTTCGGTGATCGGCAGTAACGTCATTATTGATCGACAAAGCACCGTCATTGGCAGTATTGTGCTTGACAATACCTACATTGGAGAACATCTTGATCTGGAAAACAGGATAGCCGCCGGAAATATCCTGATCGAACCTGAAAGCGGAGTCTCGTTAGCCATGGAAGATCCGCATCTTTTGACCGGCATAAAAAAAAGAAAGAGTGGCGGAGCTGTTTTTCAGGCGCTTGTACACCGCATTGTTGCTGCGATACTGATCACGTTCATGCTTGTTCCTTTTGTTTTGCTTTCTCCGATTTTGCGTCTGCAGGGTAAATGGCATGAGAGTTCAAATACCTATTATACTTCTTCATCAGGTAAAACGTTGACACTGACTACAGTTGCCATAGAGCGGAGCGGACCGCTCGGTACGATCGCCCTTGCGCTCTCTCTTGATCGTTTTCCGCTCCTTTTCAGGGTGCTTGGCGGGCAACTTGCCGTAATTGGCAGTCAGCCAATGGCGGCAACGCCCGGAAGCAGGATGGTTCTTGATCGTATGACGGGATACCGGGCTGGCGTTTTCAGTTATGCTGAAGCTGAAGAGTGGCCTGTAAACGGAGGTGATACAGCAATAGTTGAGCTTTTTTATGCTGCTCATGGCGCCCCTCTGCATGATATAGTCATGACATTTAAAGCTCTTTTCAATCGAATCCATGAATAG
- a CDS encoding glycosyltransferase family 2 protein yields the protein MVSVVIVSFNTREILSNCLHALFEHTKGIDMEVFVVDNNSHDASAAMVKSEFPSVILIANSQNLGFAAANNQAFFLARGRYIILLNPDAYIKPLSVEHCIAFMDRTPRCGLSGGKIISPEGRLEPSARRFPSALSKLLTLSGLSGKYSSSPLLNRHEFGGFAHDEAMEVDWVPGTFTIVRKEMLDAIGVFDERFYIYYEETDLCLRAKKAGWKIFFIPDASVMHIGGASSKTRKDKTFDSKASQVLAFRMRSEWLYYRKNKGLSGVVANAGVEWCWHAARYMKNLVFPAGEAEKKRSAAASVMQQIVQSLKDTKFGRVSPPTPW from the coding sequence ATGGTATCCGTTGTTATTGTAAGCTTTAACACAAGGGAAATTCTTTCCAACTGCCTGCATGCCCTGTTTGAGCACACCAAGGGCATTGATATGGAGGTGTTTGTCGTAGACAACAACTCTCATGACGCTTCTGCCGCAATGGTAAAGAGTGAGTTTCCTTCTGTGATTTTGATAGCAAACAGTCAGAATCTTGGATTTGCCGCGGCTAATAATCAGGCATTTTTTCTTGCCAGAGGCCGCTATATCATTCTTCTGAATCCGGATGCCTATATCAAGCCGTTATCTGTTGAGCACTGTATCGCTTTCATGGATAGAACGCCCCGGTGCGGGCTTTCCGGCGGTAAAATCATTTCACCTGAAGGAAGGCTTGAGCCCTCTGCCAGGCGTTTTCCTTCGGCACTATCCAAGCTGCTGACGCTTTCGGGTCTCAGCGGAAAATACTCCTCGTCACCACTGCTCAATCGCCATGAGTTTGGCGGTTTTGCTCATGATGAAGCCATGGAGGTTGACTGGGTGCCTGGTACGTTTACCATTGTGCGCAAGGAGATGCTTGATGCAATAGGAGTGTTTGATGAGCGGTTTTATATCTATTACGAGGAGACCGATCTCTGCCTGAGAGCGAAAAAGGCTGGCTGGAAAATCTTTTTCATTCCCGATGCAAGCGTGATGCATATCGGAGGCGCCAGCAGTAAAACAAGAAAAGACAAAACATTTGACTCCAAGGCATCTCAGGTGCTTGCTTTCAGAATGCGTAGCGAGTGGCTGTATTATCGAAAAAACAAAGGGCTGTCGGGGGTAGTCGCCAATGCTGGCGTTGAATGGTGCTGGCATGCAGCCCGTTATATGAAAAACCTTGTTTTTCCTGCCGGCGAGGCTGAAAAAAAACGTTCAGCAGCGGCTTCGGTCATGCAGCAGATTGTACAGTCTCTCAAGGATACAAAATTCGGACGTGTTTCACCTCCAACTCCCTGGTAA
- a CDS encoding SLBB domain-containing protein, whose product MYRKTDVFLLTAHVSLCRRCSYGIAQHGAVLLLLSFFLFLSACSGISPVPTRTSASPEKELRAELPKKIQDFATPDKIEALTPRGYYQYRLGPGDLVSIQVWRRPELSQEGIIVSPDGFIAVPRIGSMSVLNRTQEEVRGMITRKLEVLYVKPEVTVRIQEFHNNKAFVLGRVSKPGVVNFPGKGTLLEALALAGGIPDQSKETSLTKCAIIRGNDTVIWIDLQDLLKNGNMALNSPIRNNDVIYIPEASDELVYVLGEVVTPGAFQLKNGMTVLKAVMVAGGMSKHANPEKVFVIRQQNVKGDVIMVDLKNLLQHGDFSQNFSLMANDIVYISPTGIAKFNYALEKILPSLQMLNLGTTNLESFGVMQELRKQMWGQEGFVNSSGD is encoded by the coding sequence ATGTATCGTAAAACAGACGTTTTTTTACTGACTGCTCACGTTTCTCTTTGCAGAAGGTGCAGTTATGGTATTGCTCAACATGGGGCAGTTCTTTTATTGCTCTCTTTTTTTCTTTTTCTGAGCGCATGCAGCGGTATATCGCCTGTCCCGACAAGAACTTCTGCGTCGCCTGAAAAGGAGTTGAGAGCCGAGCTCCCAAAGAAAATACAGGATTTCGCAACTCCTGATAAAATTGAGGCATTGACCCCGAGGGGGTATTATCAGTATCGACTTGGTCCGGGTGATCTGGTCAGCATTCAGGTCTGGCGCAGACCGGAGCTCTCTCAGGAAGGTATAATCGTATCACCGGACGGATTTATTGCAGTGCCGAGAATCGGAAGCATGAGTGTTTTGAACCGCACTCAGGAGGAGGTGCGGGGAATGATTACCAGAAAGCTCGAAGTGCTCTATGTGAAGCCGGAGGTGACCGTACGCATACAGGAGTTTCACAACAACAAGGCCTTTGTTCTTGGGAGGGTGAGCAAGCCGGGTGTCGTCAATTTTCCTGGTAAGGGAACGCTGCTCGAAGCGCTTGCGCTTGCCGGTGGAATTCCCGACCAGAGCAAGGAGACCTCCCTGACAAAGTGTGCGATTATCAGGGGGAATGATACGGTGATCTGGATCGATCTGCAGGATCTGCTGAAAAACGGCAATATGGCTCTTAACTCTCCAATCAGGAATAATGATGTCATATATATACCCGAAGCATCGGATGAACTTGTTTATGTTTTAGGCGAAGTTGTCACGCCTGGTGCGTTTCAGCTGAAAAACGGCATGACGGTTCTCAAGGCGGTTATGGTTGCCGGCGGAATGAGCAAACATGCCAACCCGGAAAAAGTATTTGTTATCAGACAGCAGAATGTAAAAGGTGATGTTATTATGGTCGATCTGAAAAATCTGCTTCAACATGGTGATTTCAGCCAGAATTTCTCACTGATGGCTAATGATATTGTTTATATCAGCCCGACAGGTATAGCAAAATTCAACTATGCTCTTGAAAAAATTCTTCCCTCCCTGCAGATGCTTAATCTTGGTACGACCAATCTGGAATCGTTCGGCGTGATGCAGGAGCTTCGAAAACAAATGTGGGGTCAGGAGGGATTTGTCAACAGCAGCGGGGATTAA